One region of Deltaproteobacteria bacterium genomic DNA includes:
- a CDS encoding iron-sulfur-binding reductase, translating into MFSSFDLFLLFVVAVVFLYGFYRRSRLWLIGKKENRTDRPQERLLSIWAYVVGHKRMLKDAYPGWMHLFIFYGFLIPFVIIVITQANFTLPDSLALPLSLFFDLVGALGIVGLILAFYRRYVKKPDNLTYDTTVGNLIALLFLLGIFG; encoded by the coding sequence ATGTTTAGTTCATTTGATCTTTTCCTGCTTTTTGTAGTGGCAGTCGTATTCCTGTATGGTTTCTACCGTCGCTCCCGGCTTTGGCTCATAGGCAAAAAGGAGAATCGCACCGACCGCCCCCAGGAACGCCTGCTATCTATCTGGGCCTATGTCGTCGGTCATAAACGCATGCTCAAGGATGCCTATCCGGGCTGGATGCACCTCTTTATCTTCTATGGTTTCCTAATCCCTTTCGTCATCATCGTAATCACTCAGGCGAATTTCACTTTACCCGACTCCCTGGCTTTACCCCTATCTTTGTTCTTTGATTTAGTAGGAGCTTTGGGGATTGTCGGCTTAATCCTGGCCTTCTACCGCCGCTATGTTAAAAAACCGGATAATCTTACTTACGATACAACGGTTGGCAATTTAATCGCTCTTCTTTTTCTTCTCGGGATCTTCGG